One Rhinopithecus roxellana isolate Shanxi Qingling chromosome 7, ASM756505v1, whole genome shotgun sequence DNA segment encodes these proteins:
- the FAM47C gene encoding putative protein FAM47C isoform X2, whose protein sequence is MGDQKPQDRPRSPGMDSKPWYCDKPPSKCIAKRMDPRNRVFVTQGMDDFRYACTSPEDTLVCRRDEFLLPKISLRGPQADPKSRKKKLRKKAALFSKLSGAKPARKAFVEEVEAQLMAKPPLAMNSNLGEDTPPDLLLQVLKPLDPERKLEDACACEGQETTTDEPMEPGKYPCREFSPQPPETLVSCLRPEPPKTPVSSLCPEPPKTPVSSLRPELPKTPRPETGVSHLLPEPPETGVCHLCPEPPKTRVSRLHPEPPVTGVPDLCPEPPKTRVSHGPEPPENGASLLSPKPAKTRVSNLHPEPPKSGVSHLRPKPPKTPVSSLRRKPPETGVSHLRPGPPKTRVSSLRPEPPETGVSHLRPEPPKTRSRVSHLLPEPPETGVSHLRPEPPKTPVSSLRPEPPETGVSHLCLEPPETGVSHLSPETPNSRRVSSFLLQVLKVDSERKLEDTWACCEGPETTTEEPTEPSEYLCGESNPRPFKSWVSHLPLVPPKTHRVSRLRPERPKTRRVSSFHPEPPRTRRVSSLRLEPLKTRRVSSLCPEPAKTGVSHLKELFQEDTPNTTECVSDSLQHRYTSRKLCDFKWAGDLGVDEESISSLFDFTPECKANYQDQEIKKVNECSSGLKCSMELDDMDEVKFFSQKKDLDEQIQTASNSYSAEHVKMGYGAWYLKPKLGKKLRSDEPLIDPKLLLEKPDEPDILDGLYGPIAFKDFILSKGYEMPGIIQRLFARNGWTYDSVKTPIQRAMQVYKYKEDVTDAAEKD, encoded by the exons ATGGGGGACCAGAAGCCGCAGGACCGGCCGAGGTCCCCGGGAATGGACTCCAAGCCCTGGTACTGTGACAAACCGCCTTCCAAGTGCATCGCAAAGCGCATGGACCCTCGGAACCGGGTATTTGTGACGCAGGGCATGGACGACTTCCGCTACGCCTGTACGTCTCCCGAAGATACGCTCGTTTGTCGCCGTGACGAGTTTTTACTCCCCAAAATATCTCTCAGAGGTCCCCAAGCTGACCccaaaagcaggaagaaaaagctGCGCAAGAAAGCGGCCCTGTTTTCCAAGCTCTCAGGAGCCAAACCAGCAAGGAAGGCGTTCGTAGAGGAAGTGGAAGCCCAGCTGATGGCCAAGCCTCCGTTGGCCATGAACTCCAATCTGGGAGAAGATACGCCTCCAGATCTCCTACTACAGGTGCTGAAACCGCTGGATCCTGAGAGGAAGCTGGAGGACGCATGCGCTTGTGAGGGCCAGGAGACGACAACCGATGAACCCATGGAGCCTGGTAAATACCCCTGCAGGGAATTCTCCCCTCAGCCGCCCGAGACTCTGGTGTCCTGTCTCCGCCCAGAGCCTCCCAAGACTCCGGTGTCTAGTCTCTGCCCAGAGCCTCCCAAGACTCCGGTGTCTAGTCTCCGCCCAGAGCTTCCCAAGACTCCG CGTCCCGAGACTGGAGTATCCCATCTCCTCCCGGAGCCTCCTGAGACTGGAGTGTGTCATCTCTGCCCAGAACCTCCCAAGACTCGCGTATCTCGTCTCCACCCGGAGCCTCCTGTGACTGGAGTGCCTGATCTCTGCCCGGAGCCTCCTAAGACACGCGTATCTCATGGCCCAGAGCCTCCTGAGAATGGAGCGTCTCTTCTCTCCCCGAAGCCTGCCAAGACTCGCGTATCTAATCTCCACCCGGAGCCTCCCAAGTCTGGAGTGTCTCATCTCCGCCCAAAGCCTCCCAAGACTCCGGTGTCCAGTCTCCGCCGGAAGCCTCCCGAGACTGGAGTGTCCCATCTCCGCCCAGGGCCTCCCAAGACTCGGGTGTCCAGTCTCCGCCCGGAGCCTCCCGAGACTGGAGTGTCCCATCTCCGCCCAGAGCCTCCCAAGACTCGG AGTCGCGTATCTCATCTCCTCCCGGAGCCTCCTGAGACTGGAGTGTCCCATCTCCGCCCAGAGCCTCCCAAGACTCCGGTGTCCAGTCTCCGCCCAGAGCCTCCCGAAACTGGAGTGTCCCATCTCTGCCTGGAGCCTCCCGAGACTGGAGTATCCCATCTCAGCCCGGAAACTCCCAACAGTCGTCGGGTGTCCAGTTTCCTACTACAGGTGCTGAAAGTGGATTCTGAGAGGAAGCTGGAAGACACATGGGCTTGTTGCGAGGGTCCGGAGACAACAACCGAGGAACCCACCGAGCCTAGTGAATACCTTTGTGGGGAATCCAACCCGCGGCCTTTCAAGAGTTGGGTGTCCCATCTCCCCCTGGTGCCTCCCAAGACTCATCGGGTGTCCAGACTCCGCCCGGAGCGTCCCAAGACTCGTCGGGTGTCCAGTTTCCACCCGGAGCCTCCCAGGACTCGTCGAGTGTCCAGTCTCCGCCTGGAGCCTCTCAAGACTCGTCGAGTGTCCAGTCTCTGCCCGGAGCCTGCCAAGACTGGAGTATCCCATCTAAAAGAACTGTTTCAGGAAGATACACCAAACACAACGGAGTGTGTTTCTGACTCTCTTCAACATAGATACACATCGAGAAAACTCTGTGACTTCAAGTGGGCAGGAGACCTGGGAGTTGATGAAGAATCCATCAGCAGTCTGTTTGACTTTACCCCTGAGTGCAAAGCAAACTATCAAGACCAAGAGATTAAGAAGGTAAACGAGTGTTCCTCAGGGCTGAAGTGCAGCATGGAGCTAGATGACATGGATGAGGTCAAATTCTTCTCACAGAAAAAAGACTTGGATGAGCAAATCCAGACTGCATCGAATTCTTATAGTGCAGAGCATGTGAAGATGGGGTATGGAGCATGGTACCTCAAGCCTAAGTTGGGGAAAAAGCTAAGAAGTGATGAACCGTTGATTGACCCCAAGCTCCTACTTGAAAAGCCTGATGAACCCGACATTCTTGACGGTCTTTATGGACCAATTGCCTTTAAGGATTTTATATTAAGCAAGGGCTACGAAATGCCTGGCATCATTCAAAGGCTGTTTGCCAGGAATGGATGGACTTATGACTCTGTTAAGACTCCTATTCAACGTGCGATGCAAGTTTACAAGTACAAAGAAGACGTCACAGATGCAGCGGAAAAAGATTAG
- the FAM47C gene encoding putative protein FAM47C isoform X3 — MGDQKPQDRPRSPGMDSKPWYCDKPPSKCIAKRMDPRNRVFVTQGMDDFRYACTSPEDTLVCRRDEFLLPKISLRGPQADPKSRKKKLRKKAALFSKLSGAKPARKAFVEEVEAQLMAKPPLAMNSNLGEDTPPDLLLQVLKPLDPERKLEDACACEGQETTTDEPMEPGKYPCREFSPQPPETLTPVSSLRPELPKTPVSSLRPEPPKSPVSSLCPEPPETQVSSLHLERPETGVSHLLPEPPETGVCHLCPEPPKTRVSSVRPELPETAVSHPCPEPPESRVSHLLPEPPETGVSHLRPEPPKTPVSSLRPEPPETGVSHLCLEPPETGVSHLSPETPNSRRVSSFLLQVLKVDSERKLEDTWACCEGPETTTEEPTEPSEYLCGESNPRPFKSWVSHLPLVPPKTHRVTRRVSSLRLEPLKTRRVSSLCPEPAKTGVSHLKELFQEDTPNTTECVSDSLQHRYTSRKLCDFKWAGDLGVDEESISSLFDFTPECKANYQDQEIKKVNECSSGLKCSMELDDMDEVKFFSQKKDLDEQIQTASNSYSAEHVKMGYGAWYLKPKLGKKLRSDEPLIDPKLLLEKPDEPDILDGLYGPIAFKDFILSKGYEMPGIIQRLFARNGWTYDSVKTPIQRAMQVYKYKEDVTDAAEKD, encoded by the exons ATGGGGGACCAGAAGCCGCAGGACCGGCCGAGGTCCCCGGGAATGGACTCCAAGCCCTGGTACTGTGACAAACCGCCTTCCAAGTGCATCGCAAAGCGCATGGACCCTCGGAACCGGGTATTTGTGACGCAGGGCATGGACGACTTCCGCTACGCCTGTACGTCTCCCGAAGATACGCTCGTTTGTCGCCGTGACGAGTTTTTACTCCCCAAAATATCTCTCAGAGGTCCCCAAGCTGACCccaaaagcaggaagaaaaagctGCGCAAGAAAGCGGCCCTGTTTTCCAAGCTCTCAGGAGCCAAACCAGCAAGGAAGGCGTTCGTAGAGGAAGTGGAAGCCCAGCTGATGGCCAAGCCTCCGTTGGCCATGAACTCCAATCTGGGAGAAGATACGCCTCCAGATCTCCTACTACAGGTGCTGAAACCGCTGGATCCTGAGAGGAAGCTGGAGGACGCATGCGCTTGTGAGGGCCAGGAGACGACAACCGATGAACCCATGGAGCCTGGTAAATACCCCTGCAGGGAATTCTCCCCTCAGCCGCCCGAGACTCTG ACTCCGGTGTCTAGTCTCCGCCCAGAGCTTCCCAAGACTCCGGTGTCTAGTCTCCGCCCAGAGCCTCCCAAGTCTCCGGTGTCTAGTCTCTGCCCAGAGCCTCCTGAGACTCAGGTGTCCAGTCTCCACTTGGAGCGTCCCGAGACTGGAGTATCCCATCTCCTCCCGGAGCCTCCTGAGACTGGAGTGTGTCATCTCTGCCCAGAACCTCCCAAGACTCGC GTGTCCAGCGTCCGCCCGGAGCTTCCCGAAACTGCAGTGTCCCATCCCTGCCCGGAGCCTCCCGAGAGTCGCGTATCTCATCTCCTCCCGGAGCCTCCTGAGACTGGAGTGTCCCATCTCCGCCCAGAGCCTCCCAAGACTCCGGTGTCCAGTCTCCGCCCAGAGCCTCCCGAAACTGGAGTGTCCCATCTCTGCCTGGAGCCTCCCGAGACTGGAGTATCCCATCTCAGCCCGGAAACTCCCAACAGTCGTCGGGTGTCCAGTTTCCTACTACAGGTGCTGAAAGTGGATTCTGAGAGGAAGCTGGAAGACACATGGGCTTGTTGCGAGGGTCCGGAGACAACAACCGAGGAACCCACCGAGCCTAGTGAATACCTTTGTGGGGAATCCAACCCGCGGCCTTTCAAGAGTTGGGTGTCCCATCTCCCCCTGGTGCCTCCCAAGACTCATCGGGT GACTCGTCGAGTGTCCAGTCTCCGCCTGGAGCCTCTCAAGACTCGTCGAGTGTCCAGTCTCTGCCCGGAGCCTGCCAAGACTGGAGTATCCCATCTAAAAGAACTGTTTCAGGAAGATACACCAAACACAACGGAGTGTGTTTCTGACTCTCTTCAACATAGATACACATCGAGAAAACTCTGTGACTTCAAGTGGGCAGGAGACCTGGGAGTTGATGAAGAATCCATCAGCAGTCTGTTTGACTTTACCCCTGAGTGCAAAGCAAACTATCAAGACCAAGAGATTAAGAAGGTAAACGAGTGTTCCTCAGGGCTGAAGTGCAGCATGGAGCTAGATGACATGGATGAGGTCAAATTCTTCTCACAGAAAAAAGACTTGGATGAGCAAATCCAGACTGCATCGAATTCTTATAGTGCAGAGCATGTGAAGATGGGGTATGGAGCATGGTACCTCAAGCCTAAGTTGGGGAAAAAGCTAAGAAGTGATGAACCGTTGATTGACCCCAAGCTCCTACTTGAAAAGCCTGATGAACCCGACATTCTTGACGGTCTTTATGGACCAATTGCCTTTAAGGATTTTATATTAAGCAAGGGCTACGAAATGCCTGGCATCATTCAAAGGCTGTTTGCCAGGAATGGATGGACTTATGACTCTGTTAAGACTCCTATTCAACGTGCGATGCAAGTTTACAAGTACAAAGAAGACGTCACAGATGCAGCGGAAAAAGATTAG
- the FAM47C gene encoding putative protein FAM47C isoform X1 gives MGDQKPQDRPRSPGMDSKPWYCDKPPSKCIAKRMDPRNRVFVTQGMDDFRYACTSPEDTLVCRRDEFLLPKISLRGPQADPKSRKKKLRKKAALFSKLSGAKPARKAFVEEVEAQLMAKPPLAMNSNLGEDTPPDLLLQVLKPLDPERKLEDACACEGQETTTDEPMEPGKYPCREFSPQPPETLVSCLRPEPPKTPVSSLCPEPPKTPVSSLRPELPKTPVSSLRPEPPKSPVSSLCPEPPETQVSSLHLERPETGVSHLLPEPPETGVCHLCPEPPKTRVSRLHPEPPVTGVPDLCPEPPKTRVSHGPEPPENGASLLSPKPAKTRVSNLHPEPPKSGVSHLRPKPPKTPVSSLRRKPPETGVSHLRPGPPKTRVSSLRPEPPETGVSHLRPEPPKTRVSRLRREPPETGVSHLRPGPRKTRVSRLRREPPETGVSHLRPETPETCVSRLCLEPPDTGVSHLCPEPPKIRVSHLCPECPETGASHLRPEPPKTPMYSLRLESPENGVSHLGPESPKTRVSSLHPEPLETGVSHLCPEPLETCVSHLRPESTETGVSHLCPEPPKTRVSSLRPEPPKTAVSHLRPQPPKTQVSSVRPELPETAVSHPCPEPPESRVSHLLPEPPETGVSHLRPEPPKTPVSSLRPEPPETGVSHLCLEPPETGVSHLSPETPNSRRVSSFLLQVLKSWVSHLPLVPPKTHRVSRLRPERPKTRRVSSFHPEPPRTRRVSSLRLEPLKTRRVSSLCPEPAKTGVSHLKELFQEDTPNTTECVSDSLQHRYTSRKLCDFKWAGDLGVDEESISSLFDFTPECKANYQDQEIKKVNECSSGLKCSMELDDMDEVKFFSQKKDLDEQIQTASNSYSAEHVKMGYGAWYLKPKLGKKLRSDEPLIDPKLLLEKPDEPDILDGLYGPIAFKDFILSKGYEMPGIIQRLFARNGWTYDSVKTPIQRAMQVYKYKEDVTDAAEKD, from the exons ATGGGGGACCAGAAGCCGCAGGACCGGCCGAGGTCCCCGGGAATGGACTCCAAGCCCTGGTACTGTGACAAACCGCCTTCCAAGTGCATCGCAAAGCGCATGGACCCTCGGAACCGGGTATTTGTGACGCAGGGCATGGACGACTTCCGCTACGCCTGTACGTCTCCCGAAGATACGCTCGTTTGTCGCCGTGACGAGTTTTTACTCCCCAAAATATCTCTCAGAGGTCCCCAAGCTGACCccaaaagcaggaagaaaaagctGCGCAAGAAAGCGGCCCTGTTTTCCAAGCTCTCAGGAGCCAAACCAGCAAGGAAGGCGTTCGTAGAGGAAGTGGAAGCCCAGCTGATGGCCAAGCCTCCGTTGGCCATGAACTCCAATCTGGGAGAAGATACGCCTCCAGATCTCCTACTACAGGTGCTGAAACCGCTGGATCCTGAGAGGAAGCTGGAGGACGCATGCGCTTGTGAGGGCCAGGAGACGACAACCGATGAACCCATGGAGCCTGGTAAATACCCCTGCAGGGAATTCTCCCCTCAGCCGCCCGAGACTCTGGTGTCCTGTCTCCGCCCAGAGCCTCCCAAGACTCCGGTGTCTAGTCTCTGCCCAGAGCCTCCCAAGACTCCGGTGTCTAGTCTCCGCCCAGAGCTTCCCAAGACTCCGGTGTCTAGTCTCCGCCCAGAGCCTCCCAAGTCTCCGGTGTCTAGTCTCTGCCCAGAGCCTCCTGAGACTCAGGTGTCCAGTCTCCACTTGGAGCGTCCCGAGACTGGAGTATCCCATCTCCTCCCGGAGCCTCCTGAGACTGGAGTGTGTCATCTCTGCCCAGAACCTCCCAAGACTCGCGTATCTCGTCTCCACCCGGAGCCTCCTGTGACTGGAGTGCCTGATCTCTGCCCGGAGCCTCCTAAGACACGCGTATCTCATGGCCCAGAGCCTCCTGAGAATGGAGCGTCTCTTCTCTCCCCGAAGCCTGCCAAGACTCGCGTATCTAATCTCCACCCGGAGCCTCCCAAGTCTGGAGTGTCTCATCTCCGCCCAAAGCCTCCCAAGACTCCGGTGTCCAGTCTCCGCCGGAAGCCTCCCGAGACTGGAGTGTCCCATCTCCGCCCAGGGCCTCCCAAGACTCGGGTGTCCAGTCTCCGCCCGGAGCCTCCCGAGACTGGAGTGTCCCATCTCCGCCCAGAGCCTCCCAAGACTCGGGTGTCCCGTCTCCGCCGGGAACCTCCTGAGACTGGAGTGTCCCATCTCCGCCCAGGGCCTCGCAAGACGCGGGTGTCCCGTCTCCGCCGGGAGCCTCCTGAGACTGGAGTGTCCCATCTCCGCCCGGAGACTCCAGAAACTTGTGTATCTCGTCTCTGCCTGGAGCCTCCTGACACGGGAGTGTCCCATCTCTGCCCGGAGCCCCCCAAGATACGCGTATCTCATCTCTGCCCAGAGTGTCCTGAGACTGGAGCGTCCCATCTCCGCCCAGAGCCTCCCAAGACTCCGATGTACAGTCTCCGCCTGGAATCTCCCGAGAATGGAGTGTCCCATCTCGGCCCAGAGTCTCCCAAGACTCGGGTGTCCAGTCTCCACCCAGAGCCTCTTGAGACTGGAGTGTCCCATCTCTGCCCAGAGCCTCTAGAGACTTGCGTATCTCATCTCCGCCCGGAGTCTACTGAGACTGGAGTGTCTCATCTCTGCCCAGAGCCTCCCAAGACCCGGGTGTCCAGTCTCCGCCCGGAGCCTCCTAAGACTGCAGTGTCCCATCTCCGcccacagcctcccaagactCAGGTGTCCAGCGTCCGCCCGGAGCTTCCCGAAACTGCAGTGTCCCATCCCTGCCCGGAGCCTCCCGAGAGTCGCGTATCTCATCTCCTCCCGGAGCCTCCTGAGACTGGAGTGTCCCATCTCCGCCCAGAGCCTCCCAAGACTCCGGTGTCCAGTCTCCGCCCAGAGCCTCCCGAAACTGGAGTGTCCCATCTCTGCCTGGAGCCTCCCGAGACTGGAGTATCCCATCTCAGCCCGGAAACTCCCAACAGTCGTCGGGTGTCCAGTTTCCTACTACAGGTGCTGAAA AGTTGGGTGTCCCATCTCCCCCTGGTGCCTCCCAAGACTCATCGGGTGTCCAGACTCCGCCCGGAGCGTCCCAAGACTCGTCGGGTGTCCAGTTTCCACCCGGAGCCTCCCAGGACTCGTCGAGTGTCCAGTCTCCGCCTGGAGCCTCTCAAGACTCGTCGAGTGTCCAGTCTCTGCCCGGAGCCTGCCAAGACTGGAGTATCCCATCTAAAAGAACTGTTTCAGGAAGATACACCAAACACAACGGAGTGTGTTTCTGACTCTCTTCAACATAGATACACATCGAGAAAACTCTGTGACTTCAAGTGGGCAGGAGACCTGGGAGTTGATGAAGAATCCATCAGCAGTCTGTTTGACTTTACCCCTGAGTGCAAAGCAAACTATCAAGACCAAGAGATTAAGAAGGTAAACGAGTGTTCCTCAGGGCTGAAGTGCAGCATGGAGCTAGATGACATGGATGAGGTCAAATTCTTCTCACAGAAAAAAGACTTGGATGAGCAAATCCAGACTGCATCGAATTCTTATAGTGCAGAGCATGTGAAGATGGGGTATGGAGCATGGTACCTCAAGCCTAAGTTGGGGAAAAAGCTAAGAAGTGATGAACCGTTGATTGACCCCAAGCTCCTACTTGAAAAGCCTGATGAACCCGACATTCTTGACGGTCTTTATGGACCAATTGCCTTTAAGGATTTTATATTAAGCAAGGGCTACGAAATGCCTGGCATCATTCAAAGGCTGTTTGCCAGGAATGGATGGACTTATGACTCTGTTAAGACTCCTATTCAACGTGCGATGCAAGTTTACAAGTACAAAGAAGACGTCACAGATGCAGCGGAAAAAGATTAG